The genomic stretch TGGAacccaaagtgcgtccaagaaatgtggatgcccatttaaaatcaggtcaACTCCGACGAAAGATGGGTCTGGTTGaaagattgatgtaaaatgtgggttacataatcatggtttacctgatagattagaaggtcattcctttattggtaggttgaccacagatgagaagcaacatgtcgctgatttgacaaagagacatgtaccacctagacacatattgctttccttgcaagaccgagatcctgagaatgtcactcggattacgcaagtatacaaacataagagtgtgatacaaaaagagataagaggtcctagaagtgagatacaacatttatttaagcttattgaggatgcatgctatgtgtattggagtagaaaaaagaATGACTCAGAAGTTGTGAGAGATATCTTTTGGGCccatcctgattcagttaagttgttgaatatttttccgattgtgttagttatggatagcacctacaagacaaataaatatagacaacctttgtttgaaatcgttggcatgacatcaaccgagttgacttttgctgttgcatttgcgtatatggagtctgagcagaCAAATAATTTTTGTTGGGTATTAGAGAAACTAAAAGaattgtttgtgaagaaagatttgtgtccacaagtgattttgacagatagagatcttgctttgatgaaatcaattgaaattgtgtttccTAGGTCGATTAAattgctatgtagatttcacattaacaaaaacgttggtgccaaatgcaaacaacatgtggtgaatgatCTGCAAAAaacgatagacacattatggatggaagttgtttgagctagtgatgaggttgagtatggtcaacggttgcatcaacttgagcaatcatgtgttgattatagtggatttattaattatgtgaaagacacatggttgactccatATAGACATAGATTTGTTtgagcatggattaatcgaggactacatttgggtaacacaacgactaatcggtacgtgttataattttttatgtgttatttttatatgtgatattttttctatgtattttttatgtgttattttcaatatttttagggttgaatctgttcattggaagttaaagcagatgttaggaaacagtataggtgacatagtcaaatgttgggaagctatgaataacaacttgaggttacaactgggaaACAGTAGAGCTTCTTTTTaaaagagtttttacgaagttgagcacgcgcacataagtcccttttatggttatttgcgtggttccgtatctcgagctgctttgagacgcattgctgaagagttattgagagttgattatgttggaactaacaggaaaatatgtggttgtattcttagaacatcttatgggttaccttgtgcttgtgagttaggaagatacgCACTAGGTGGTATATCGATACCCATAgatgttgttcatgttcattggaggaaactaactatggaagttgagttagaggtagGTGCAGATGATGGATCAGAGATGGATATGACTTACACCTATATTAGCATGAATATGTACTCAAAACatgaatatgtaatcaaaacatgaattttatattatgtctattatattcagttctaaaacttaatacataaatcaatgtgaacgagaaatatgcaaagcttcaaataaatcagcaaactgtggatcttcctcttcgacattaacctgtctcagataacgatgaatcaatgtagatacacAAGCCCAATCAGGATCAGATGGTCCTGCGTCATAAACAGGATCTGGTACCTCTCTTGGATCGTCATGATGAGGAGAGACCAAACGTGGATGCgaaacacaataataccactccagataaccatcttctacatcagatggagtggtggccaGGGTAGTTGGACGGATCACAGCGATAACGCTCTGATGGTAACcaatccaatcaacatcaatatcagccgccatcatacaatcaagaggcggggatggaacatactgcttgtacccgaactgacgtaaacatttgtcaggcaagtatggaacaactgtgtcaccccacttcaaacaccCCCTGTAGAGACATAACTCATCAAACTGACGTcatgctctatgatcctcaaatggacgccatatgacgtcggcaggtgtcagctcgtccaaaataggtcgtaaatcatcAACCTTCAGTACTCCTTGCCTATAGGACCATCTTATCGCTTGAGGAAGACCACAATTATCAGTTGGTttccaattctcccctctttttccaacagttggaaagtactcgtgaatccagcattgttacaaaataaaaacataataaacaaaataaattaagttaacatactttataaaatgaatccaacacttaataaacaaaattaagttatatacctgtaggagagtaggTTATCCACCGAGTGGTTTGCAACTGAACATCGACGTATCTCCAAGATATCTGTATAGGATAACTagtgcagctgctccccaactatatcccTAACATCTATCTAAGTCCGTAAACAGTATGAGGTATCGTGCCTCGGCAAGTGTAAAGGTCTTGTCGGCAAAAatggtggaacccaccaacatcaacaaATATGCTCTGGTCGCATATGCCTAGCTGGAAGCAGCTCTATGTTGTACGAATAAATGGTATAGCCACTCCAATTTATAATATGAACCCCTGCAGCTACGAACATGTGATTGTGCCTCACCCTGTGACACTCCTAAGTAGTCAACAGCAAGTTCAACAGCAACCTCTTCCGTGacatcctgaggactccagaagacacccctgatgggcaagtgaagtagacatgagacttcatccaaagtaatgctcatttcaccaaacaacatgtgaaatgaagatgtctctagatgccatctttccacaaatgtAGAGACcagatttgtgtctatcttgttcagactagttctctgaagtgaagataaaccagatctagatacccaactctccacCTGTTGTGGAAGAGCTAGTGGAACCCTAGATGTCAGCTTTAGTCCGTGTCCAACAACCTTTAACTCTTTCTTTggacctctttcctaaaaacaattaaaatacatattagaaaacacaatataaaatattcaaatattattcattttcaaatatatccCGTTTATTTACCTCACCAAACGATAAATGgcgagcaacatgatgctcgtacttcaccaaCAAAGACGTATCGTATGACCCCCCTGGATATCCAGTCGGCTctgctgcagatgaagatgcgCCACGGTCTAAACTGCGGTCTGGAATCCTACCATCTgcacctcgtcttcgaaccactacaaaaaaaatattataacaaaataattaaaaatacaaaaaaatttaaaagaaaacgcaccggaacacttcaaagaagagttccgaTGTGGAAAAAAACAAGGTTGACTACCAGAACACTTCTTAAAAGAGTTTCGGTTTAGTTCATCCAAACCGGAAGTTTTTTTAAGAAAGAGTTCTGGTATACAGACTTGCAATTCTGAAGACTTTGTAAAAGACTTCCGGTTCAATGCCCCGAAAATGCAGCAAACCGGAAGACTTTGGataagtgttccggtatacatTTTGTGAACCGAAAGACTTACTCTTAGTGTTCCGGTTTACAATGCCAAAAAATGCTAAAATGTTCTCTTTCGGAAGTCTTCAAGCGCAAATGGAAAAAACTTTCATTTCTgaaaaatataccctatttatatgagggtattttggtcaaaaaaattATTTGTAGGGATATGGGTACAAATGTAGGGGTACGAGGTAAAGTTTTCATATATAGGCTTAAGATCAACTCAATATAGTTAGAAAAAATAACGAATTATCTAACTTGGCCTAATACAATAATATATAAGATTATACTTTAACACCCCCTCTCAAACTTGAATAAATGTTTAACATTTCAAGATTGTCAACTAGAGAAGTGAAGAGACCAAGATGTAGAGATTTAGTGAAGAGATTTGCAACTTAGTTTTCAGAATTGATTGACATGAGATGGATGATCTTTGCTTGAAACTTGTCGCGAACTAAATAATAGTCCATTTCTATATGCTTCGTTTGCTCGTGAAAGACTGAGTTTGTTGCAATCTATATGACGCTTATGtttgttgaaatattaaacttgatttgAGTCTAACCTTATTATTTGATTTTTGGGCTTAGTTAATTTTGGATAATGTTTCTAGAAAACTCTTGTAGTATTTGGAGTGTCTAGATATTTCTTAGAATTGTAATATTTTCTATaatactctttgaatgtctaGAATTGAGAAATCTCTAGAATTAATGTGTCTAGAGTTCTCCTTAGAGTTCTCCTTAGGATTGTAATATTTCTAGAGTACTCTTTGAATGTCTGgagttgagaactctctagaATTAATTTGTTCAGAATTCTCTttagagtactataaatagagatATAATCCTACACTTTTGTATCAAGCAAAAATACAAAGTTCTCTCTTTCATAAATAATTCTCCTACCTATCAAGTTTTTATTTAAGACTCTAATATTCCCACACACTTTTCCTAAACACAAAAATGCTTTATTTCCAACAAAGTGGCATCAAAGCTTCAAGGTCCTCAAAAGATGGCGAATGGAGGTTTCTGTTTCCAAATGCTGATGGTCACAAAGAACAACTATGACAATTGGAGTATCAAGATGAAGGCGCTACTAGGAGCTCAAGATATGTGGGATATCGTTGAGAAAGGCTTCAAGAAGCGAGATGAAGCCTTGCTAAGCCAAGGTGTAAAGGAGACGTCGAAGGAGTTAAGAAAGAGAGACATTTAAGGAGTtaagaaagacaagaaagctctcttccttatttagcaatcGGTGGATGAAGTTACATTTGAGAAGATCTCCAATGCAACGACGACCAAAGAAGCATGGGACAAGCTTCAAACTTGCAACAAAGGAGTGGAACAGGTGAACAAGATTCGTCTTCAAACTCTTAGAGGTGATCTTGAACGTTTATTTATGGTAGAGACTGAGTTAATTTCTAATTTTTTTTGTCGAGTATTGGCCGTAGTCAATCAACTCAAAAGAAATGGTGAAGATGTTGATGAGGTGAAAGTCATGGAGAAAATGTTTCGCACTTTAGATCCAAATTTTAACTTCATTGTTACCAACATTGAAGAAAAAGGGGATTTAAAGAGCATGACTATTGAGCAACTCATGGATTCCTTACAAGCATAcgaagaaaaacaaaagagaattttttttaaaaaggagGTTATGGAGCAACTACTACAACTCAATGTAAAGGAAGCAAACTATGTGAATTACAAGATCCAAAGAGGACGAGGTCGTGGCCAAGATCGTGGGCGTGGAAGAGGACATGGATGATAAGGAAGAGGTGGTTACAACAACTACTCCAACAATAGAGAAAGAAGTTGGAATCCACAAGCAATGAGAGGTCGTGGAAGAGGAAATTCATGGTCGAGGTGTGACAAATCACAAATCAAGTGCTTCAACTGCAACAAGATCGGTAACTATGCATCTGAGTATAGATTCTCGAAGAAGGTTATGGAGAAATCTAACTTTGTAGAAGAAAAAGACGGAGAAGAAGAAACTTTGTTGGTCGCGTTCCAAAACCAAGttgaagagaaaagaaacaaGTGGTACCTCGACACCGGCGCAAGCAACCACATGTGTGGCGATCGAAGCATGTTCGTAGAGATCAATGAAGCGACAACTGACAATGTCTCATTTGGAGATGACTCAAAGATACCGGTCAAAGGCAAAGGTAAAAATCTTATACGCTTGAAAAATGAGAGTCATCAATTCATATTCAATGTCTATTATGTTCCTAACATGAAGAATAAATATTTTGAGCTTAGAACAATTATTAGAGAAAGGTTATGCCATCCACTTAAAAGAACATACTTTTTTCTTGAGATTATGGACATAATTTTATTGCTAAGGGTCCTATGTCAAAGAATAAAAGGTTCCTCTTGAACATTCAAAATGATGTGGCAAAGTGTCTCAAGGCTTGCTATACCGGCTCTTAGTGGCTATGACATCTACAATTCGGACATCTCAACTTCGACAATCTAAAATGTTTGTCAAAGAAGGAGATGGTGAAAGGCTTGCCTAGTCTAAACCACCCAGGCCAACTTTATGAAGGATGTCTAGTTGGGAAGCAATTTTGGAAAAGCTTTCCAAAGGAATCAACGTCAAGAGTGACAACACCGCTAGAGCTCATACACATCGATGTCTGTAGGCCAATCAATCCAAACTCTTTTGGTAAGAGTAAATATTTTCTCCTatttattgatgattattctagaaaaaCATAGGTTTATTTATTGAATAAGAGGTCAGAAGTGTTTGAAAACTTTAAGAAGTTCAAAGCCCTTGTGGAGAAAGAAAGTGGTCTTTCCATTAAGGCCGTGAGATTTGACTGAGGAGAAGAGTTCATTTCAAATGAGGTCCACAAATATTGTGAAGACCATGGAATCTGCCACCCACTAATAGTGCTAAGatcaccacaacaaaatggaatAGCAGAGAAAAAGAACTGGACCATACTTAACAGGGTGCGAAGCATGCTTAAGAGCAAGAAGATGCCGAAAGAGTTTTAGGGCAAAGTAGTGGCATGTGCGGTTTACCTGACAAATTGTTCCCCAAAAATAAGTGTGCATGAGAAGACACCACAAGAAGCATATAATGGAAGGAAGCATGAGATCTCTCACCTCAAAGTGTTTAGAAGCATTGCCTATACCCATGATCCAGATGAAAGGAGAACAAAGCTCGATGATAAAAGTGAGAAGTACGTATTCGTGGGTTATGATTCAAGCTCCAAAGGGTACAAGCTCTATAATCCAAATAGTGGAAAGATCGTCATAATCAGTAACGCGGAGTTcgaagaagaagattgttgggATTGGAGTTTTCAAGAAGACAGGTACAATTTTCTTCCTTactttgaagaagaagatgaaatggAACAACCAATGATAAAGGAACATATTACACCACCGGCCTCACCGATACCAAGGTTGGATGAAACAAGCTCAAGTGAGAGGACACCACGACTAAGGAGCATTGAAGAGATTTATGAGGTAACCGAAAACATAAACGATATTAACCTCTTTTATCTTTTTGGTGATTACGAGCCTCTAAGCTATCAAGAAGTAGTCGAAAACATAAAGTGGAGAGATGCCAAGGAAGAAGAAATAGAGTCAATCACGAATAATGGTACATGGGAACttatgttggtgtaagccttagaggccaatacttttggtacttgtatcgaattatttattaataataaaaggctttttctttattatgtttgtttaataaagtccttagaatagctagtccgtttaatgtatcaagtatgacttaatcatgagatcacattaaacataaggacactattcttaaagtatctgtagtcgagctttattatgaagtgggataacattaaagcatgaagactattatgtttatagactaatgatcacatctcatggatcatggataaggagttatcaagtcttaaacataggtatgaatattaagagtaatatttatactggattgacccgctatgagaatactatatagaatgttatgcaaagtgtcataagttattctcatggtgataatggtgtatacgacccttcgacctgaaaccactatggaccctagatgtagagtcgagtgccttattgctgatcaaacgttgtccgtaattggatgaccataaagacagttgatgggtactccacgaagcatgctaagggacatgagtgacctagatggaatttgcccatcctgcgtaacaggataaatgtctatgggcccaatattgaactggacaaggatgacacggtctatgccttatgttcaatatagatataagggcaaaaggataattatgcacattagtattatcacagaaggatttgtcagatcacatgacattttcgtgtcttgggtagcagtgatgtgttgctagataacactcactatttattatgttaaatacgtgatttaatataattgccaatgtcgcgaaaacctacagggtcacacacaaaggacggattgatgagagatagagtaactaaggaacaccgtaaggtacggtgcactcaagtgaattgtagaacatcgtaaggtacggtgtacttaagtagaatatgaaatatggtaaggtaccatgcgcttaagtgaatttggcatattataagatatgggccacatacacttaagtgggctttttagcttgaagcccacacaagtggttctataaatagaaaccttgtgtagaagcatttagaagttgcaatttcgtttttctctctctctctctctctctctctctctcactcaaagccttcattcgtagcagctagcactgagattgaaggaatccgttcgtgtggactgagtagaggcgttgtcatcgttcaacattcgtgatcgctctgtagatctgcatcaaaggttacaatcgccacaagaggtaacgattctatcactgatcatgcccattcgtaaggatcattaaaggagaaattttaaattccgctgcattttggatcgcccttctccttcagtggtattagagccacttacaaaaccatgcatctgatagctatttattttctgtattttctgtattaatacgattaaaagacagaatgaatcaaagaataaacgagtaattaaattgagatcgatcaagttatatatatgatataaggaatcctgatgcaaaatacggtatatatgatatattgtttctgtttcgttcattcaaacacttaatggttattttcctttgagcgatcaatggtcgtttgcttcttgatccgacattagtatggtgaagcaatggcgtattgatcaatcatactgaatcaacaatcgagatgtgtttgacggtctgaaattggtgcattagggttaatgacggcacaagggttgtgttgttaaagagttatgcattatggttaatgacgacacaagggttgtgttgtcaaagagttatgcgattagggttgtgactgcgcaagagttgtgctttaaagtatcaagtgttgatgcgaaaaacgacgtcgatttcaaatgaattgttcattaaaattttcaGTCAGGGGCGCTGCCCCTACAACCCCGCAAGGGGCGTTGCCCCCTTGACCACCATCCGCTGACCGGGCAACGGACCCCCcgctaactctgcgtagtgtgatcggtctccgaaatttaatttggttttaattaattaaaagaattaaaattaataataataatgtgtttattatcattgtcttgtggtgatcggttatggccttagttttcctttattttattttgggttttaaaatacgacttgcgtgtcatgcctctcttttaatctcttaatgtaacttcttttctcatctcactccctcgtatgtaaaacgagtttcttttatgtaatgtaatgttatgaagaaagagaagaattcaataccaaaggaggacaaccttgaagatcttgcttggagaagcttagattgttattaggttagcttaggttctcttattggcttgagagaacaattgcgctaggggccataactgtttcattatgaatgtatgttgatgcatgtgaatgtatgttgatgcatgtgagagacgatttatatgataaataagccggtgagatcagtataattgcaaattcccttaaattaaatattaagttcatgctttccaagttttaacactcatcaagactagtatcggataatgtaggttttgcctacgcgaggtgcatgctctatattagtaaggtgcgatgggataattgtaatatccaattgttaaaacaatgggttaaacttaactaaacaaattataataagattatatatgtttagaagcaagagttggaaatgatccatgtgatggattggaataaggagttattcacccaactaaaatattcgagagttgtattagatacaattggaaggagatcctacctaaataacctagttttgtgtaatccgcctatgcggacttaaaacaaagtgaaatatggatctcgacccactagaaaatcttccaacgggattttctgaatcaaatggtgagggtcatttgttttgagtaaaatagtgggagcatatttaattaaaggcctaattaaatatgttattgacacttatattttcattattttcatgtagattaccatgacaacaaacacttctaacaacattttgcgattaatccttgacaaagaaaaattgtttgggacaaattttctgaattggcaccgaaatctgaggattgtcctcagacatgatagaaagttgtatgtcttggagaaacctattcctgaagaggaacctcctagttctgcacctaaggaagaaagagatgcttataagaagcatgtcgatgatgccaatgaaactgcttgtctcatgctagctaccatgaactcagagttgcaaaagcaacatgagaacatggcagtgttcaatatgatcgaacacctgaagatgctctatcaagagcaagcaaggcatgaaaggtttgaagtttcaaaagccatttttcaaggaaagttagctgagggagcccctgtaggtccccatgtgctcaagatgattgggtatgtggaaaaccttgagaggttgggttttcccctcggaaaggaacttgcgactgatttgatcttgcaatcgttgccagatagattcagtcaatttgtcctaaatttcaatatgaatgatatggaaaaatctcttcctgaacttctagccatgttaagaactgctgagcagaatctacttctgcatcatgggtattagatactggatgcggttctcacatttgtaccaatgtgcagggactaaaaaggagtagagatttggtgaagttgacctacgagttggcaatggagcaaaggttgctgctttagccgtaggaacttatgtatttaatttacctagtggtttaataattcagttagagaactgttattatgtacctgcaattagcaggaatattatttccgtttcttgtttggacaagtttggtttttcatttataataaagaacaattgttgctcaatttatttgaatgatatattctatgctactgcacaaatgaacaatggactatatgtccttgatcttgaaatgcctatttataacattaatactaaaaggatgaaacctaatgagttaaatccaacttacctttggcattgtcgattaggccacataaatgagaaacgcatttccaaactccataaagatggactcttggactcttttgattatgaatcatatgagacatgcagatcttgtttaattggaaagatgacaaagtctccattcacaggaaaaggtgaaagagctaatgatcttttggccctcatacatactgatgtatgtggaccattgaacataccagccagatgaggttttcaatacttcatcatatttactgatgatttcagtagatatggttatgtgtatttaatgaaacacaaatcagagtcctttgaaaagttcaaggaattcaagaatgaagtacaaaaccaactaggaaagaatattaaaactcttcgatcagatcaagatggtgagtatttaagcctagagtttgatgaccatctgaaagagtgtgggatcctatcccaacttactcctcctggaacaccccaattgaatggtgtatctgagagaataaatcgaaccctgttagacatggtccgatccatgatgagtcacgtcgatcttccaaactccttttggggacatgcactattgacagcagcttacacacttaaccgtgttccatccaaaaaggttgagaagacaccatatgagatatggagtggtaagaaaccacatatgtcttacatgaagatttggggttgcgaagtttatgtgaaacgacaaatttcaactaagcttgagcctaaatctgacaaatgcttatttgtggggtatcctaaagaaacaagagggtattacttctacaatccttctgagggcaaagtgtttgtcgctcgaattggagttttcccagaaaaggattttatttccaaaggaatcagtgggaggaaagtagagcctgaagaaattcaagaatcacaaagcatcgacgcacctatggaggaattagagcaggaaacacaagtagttgtggaagagtaacctgctcaagtagaacaagaccaacgtaggtcaagcaggatatgtcacatacctgagagatatggatatctcataattgatcaaggtgatgtattactcatggatcaagatgagcctgtgacctaccaagaggccataaccggtcccgagtctgagaagtggctagaagccatgaaatctgaaatggattccatgtacacaaaccaagtttggaccttggtagagcctcctgtaggagttaaccctataggatgcaagtgggtcttcaaaaagaagactgacatggatggtaaggtacatacctataaggcaagactggttgcaaaaggatataaacaaattcatggggttgactatgatgaaaccttttcaccagttgcaatgcttaaatctgttcggattttacttgctatcgctgcatatcatgattatgaaatatggcagatggatgcCAAAACTGCTTTtcttaatgggaatcttcttgaggatgtgtacatcacacagcctgaaggatttgacataccagaagaatctcaaaagatatgtaagttacaaagatcaatctatggattgaagcaatcttccagaagctggaatcttcgttttgatgaaacggtaaaataatatggattcatcaagaacgaagatgagccttgtgtctacaagaaggttgGTGGGAGCATGATTtttttcctggtattatatgtagatgacatattactcattggaaacgatgtccctaccctgcaataagtaaagtcttggttggggaaatgcttttctatggaggacctaggtgaagcagcttatatattaggaattagaatctacagagatagatcacaaaaattgcttggcctaagtcagagtacgtacatagacaaagtgctgagacgttttaatatgcatgattccaagaaaggattcatacctatgcaacatggcatgtgtctatcaaaaacacaatccccttcaactaaggaagaaagggatcgcatgactaagattccatatgcatctgcaataggatctatcatgtatgccatgttatgtactcgaccagatgtctcgtatgctttaagtgcaatgagtaggtaccaatttgatcctggtgatgctcattgggtagctgtcaagaatatccttaagtatttgagaaggactaaggactcattcttgatatatggaggtcaagaagagttggttgtaattggatacaccgatgctagcttccagacagataaggatgactttagatcgcaatctggttatgtgttttggttaaacggtggcgctgtaagctggaaaagttcaaagcaagatacagttgctgattctacaaccgaggccgagtatattgttgcctcaagtgcagcaaaggaagttgtttggatcaaaaagttcattagtgaacttggcatagttcctagcattgtggatcccattggtctctattgtgataacaatggtgctatcgcacaagctaaggagcctagatctcaccaacgatc from Lathyrus oleraceus cultivar Zhongwan6 chromosome 7, CAAS_Psat_ZW6_1.0, whole genome shotgun sequence encodes the following:
- the LOC127102993 gene encoding uncharacterized protein LOC127102993, whose amino-acid sequence is MANGGFCFQMLMVTKNNYDNWSIKMKALLGAQDMWDIVEKGFKKRDEALLSQGQSVDEVTFEKISNATTTKEAWDKLQTCNKGVEQVNKIRLQTLRGDLERLFMVETELISNFFCRVLAVVNQLKRNGEDVDEVKVMEKMFRTLDPNFNFIVTNIEEKGDLKSMTIEQLMDSLQAYEEKQKRIFFKKEVMEQLLQLNVKEANYVNYKIQRGRGRGQDRGRGRGHG